In Nocardioides conyzicola, one genomic interval encodes:
- a CDS encoding cutinase family protein: MTSASDPTDAEAAASSSAASSARRSACADVLVVGVDGNGQRRAKGATFGPAVERFAAAYVRKLSGGRSVQQKRVVLHTPKLGALTSQHRQARTAVASIRRPALRQWLAPVKPGTAKLVQTLDAAAAACPEQQFVLVGYAQGARIVHSALTKVRQRPYGARISAGVLISDPAQRRGIEARLGRHVDAPPRSTSTYGVWNVCLAGDLVCAPGRASLRYATAQARRYDHSLPATTKARDAALDRARRWPVPKPALRVQAALVGEPLRLPLRADVTPASLGGVRWTTTDTLPPGLTLSPTGELSGTPTSSGQWTVRYTVVGTTPATTTHTGQVVLSVSDGATSVSAGGQDSCATDGGGHASCWGANQFGQLGDGTTTGRSTPAPVKGTGWGSISTSGATTCAVKTNGTLWCWGLNNFGQLGIGKSGIQSKPQRVAPGQVWDQVTTSWFNTCAITTAGALYCWGQNLRGAVGIGTTSRMVETPRLVGSAGDGWTDVSTGGWHTCAVRGDRTTWCWGQNSFGQVGNSTAAVQPTPARVGSDAGWMQVSTSWGHSCAVTTSGGLACWGLNKDGQIGDGSRTEAWAPHAVAPAQIWTAVSAGDSSTCALDDTGATWCWGGNRYRQLGTGAAGASLIPVRAAAVPTLTTLTTGWMHGCGLAGSVPTCWGSNETGQLGANAVPARRAAVSSADAAREQAVLRSGAAALRLSTDAQVQREIGDRPAVSAAARKKKKSLTTKVMTFNLLGSQHTGATGDRPDWAPGRIRSEWASSLIDARNGSLVGVQEIQPDQVASLATATDGKYTIWPGTSLGYAGAPQSVMWRTSEWKAVWKDTITIPFMRNQPRPQPVVRLRNLSSGQELYWINAHFSPGKMEDDRRKATALIIKTIKKLQKDGLPILLTGDFNDHKRVFCQVTAKTRLRAALGGSTDPTCKPPAGRRVDWIFGSDGAFGKVGISQGAQVRRTTDHAVQDVSFTVQ, translated from the coding sequence GTGACCTCCGCGTCGGACCCGACCGACGCGGAGGCCGCGGCCAGCTCGAGCGCGGCCTCGTCGGCGCGCCGCTCCGCCTGCGCGGACGTGCTCGTCGTCGGCGTCGACGGCAACGGGCAGCGACGGGCCAAGGGCGCGACGTTCGGGCCGGCCGTGGAGCGCTTCGCCGCGGCGTACGTCCGCAAGCTGTCCGGGGGACGCTCGGTCCAGCAGAAGCGGGTCGTGCTGCACACCCCCAAGCTCGGCGCCCTGACCTCCCAGCACCGGCAGGCCCGCACGGCCGTGGCGTCGATCCGGCGCCCGGCGCTGCGGCAGTGGCTTGCCCCGGTCAAGCCCGGGACCGCCAAGCTCGTGCAGACCCTCGACGCGGCGGCCGCGGCCTGCCCCGAGCAGCAGTTCGTGCTGGTCGGCTACGCCCAGGGCGCGCGGATCGTGCACAGCGCGCTGACCAAGGTCCGCCAGCGCCCGTACGGCGCCCGGATCTCCGCGGGCGTCCTGATCTCCGACCCGGCCCAGCGCCGCGGCATCGAGGCGCGGCTCGGTCGTCACGTCGACGCGCCGCCGCGGTCGACCTCGACGTACGGCGTCTGGAACGTCTGCCTCGCCGGCGACCTCGTGTGCGCTCCGGGCCGGGCGTCGTTGCGCTACGCCACCGCCCAGGCGCGCCGCTACGACCACTCCCTGCCCGCGACGACCAAGGCCCGCGACGCCGCCCTCGACCGGGCGCGACGGTGGCCGGTCCCCAAGCCGGCGCTCCGGGTGCAGGCCGCCCTGGTCGGTGAGCCGCTGCGGCTGCCGTTGCGCGCCGACGTGACGCCCGCGTCCCTCGGCGGCGTGCGGTGGACCACGACCGACACGCTTCCGCCGGGCCTGACGCTCTCGCCCACGGGCGAGCTCAGCGGCACGCCGACGAGCAGCGGGCAGTGGACGGTCCGCTACACGGTGGTCGGCACGACGCCCGCGACCACGACCCACACCGGTCAGGTGGTCCTGAGCGTCTCCGACGGCGCCACCTCGGTGAGCGCCGGTGGCCAGGACAGCTGCGCGACCGACGGCGGCGGGCACGCCAGCTGCTGGGGCGCCAACCAGTTCGGCCAGCTCGGTGACGGGACCACGACGGGACGCAGCACGCCCGCGCCGGTCAAGGGCACCGGCTGGGGGAGCATCAGCACCAGCGGCGCCACCACCTGCGCGGTCAAGACCAACGGCACGCTGTGGTGCTGGGGCCTCAACAACTTCGGCCAGCTGGGCATCGGCAAGTCCGGGATCCAGTCGAAGCCCCAGCGGGTCGCACCCGGCCAGGTCTGGGACCAGGTGACCACCAGCTGGTTCAACACCTGCGCGATCACGACGGCCGGCGCCCTCTACTGCTGGGGCCAGAACCTGCGCGGTGCCGTCGGCATCGGCACGACCTCGCGGATGGTGGAGACGCCCCGGCTGGTCGGCTCCGCCGGCGACGGCTGGACCGACGTCAGCACCGGCGGCTGGCACACCTGTGCCGTGCGCGGGGACCGGACGACGTGGTGCTGGGGGCAGAACAGCTTCGGCCAGGTCGGCAACTCGACCGCCGCAGTCCAGCCCACGCCGGCCCGCGTCGGGTCCGACGCGGGGTGGATGCAGGTCAGCACGTCCTGGGGCCACAGCTGCGCCGTGACCACGTCCGGCGGACTCGCCTGCTGGGGCCTGAACAAGGACGGCCAGATCGGCGACGGCTCCCGCACGGAGGCCTGGGCGCCGCACGCCGTCGCACCTGCGCAGATCTGGACGGCCGTGTCCGCAGGCGACAGCAGCACGTGCGCGCTCGACGACACGGGAGCGACCTGGTGCTGGGGCGGCAACCGCTACCGCCAGCTCGGCACCGGCGCTGCCGGAGCGAGCCTCATCCCCGTCCGCGCGGCCGCCGTACCGACCCTCACCACGCTCACCACGGGCTGGATGCACGGCTGCGGCCTGGCCGGGTCCGTGCCCACCTGCTGGGGGAGCAACGAGACCGGCCAGCTCGGCGCGAACGCCGTGCCCGCGCGACGGGCGGCGGTGTCGTCCGCCGACGCCGCACGCGAGCAGGCCGTCCTGCGCAGCGGAGCCGCGGCGCTCCGCCTCTCGACGGACGCGCAGGTGCAGCGGGAGATCGGCGACCGGCCGGCGGTGTCGGCCGCGGCGCGCAAGAAGAAGAAGTCGCTGACGACCAAGGTGATGACCTTCAACCTGCTCGGCAGCCAGCACACCGGAGCGACGGGCGACCGGCCCGACTGGGCACCCGGGCGGATCCGCTCGGAGTGGGCGTCGTCGCTGATCGACGCGCGCAACGGATCGCTCGTCGGCGTGCAGGAGATCCAGCCCGACCAGGTGGCCTCCCTCGCGACCGCGACCGACGGCAAGTACACGATCTGGCCCGGCACCAGCCTCGGGTACGCCGGGGCGCCGCAGTCGGTGATGTGGCGGACGTCGGAGTGGAAGGCGGTCTGGAAGGACACGATCACCATCCCGTTCATGCGCAACCAGCCGCGGCCCCAGCCGGTCGTGCGGCTGCGCAACCTGAGCAGCGGCCAGGAGCTCTACTGGATCAACGCGCACTTCTCGCCGGGCAAGATGGAGGACGACCGGCGCAAGGCCACGGCGCTGATCATCAAGACGATCAAGAAGCTCCAGAAGGACGGCCTCCCGATCCTGCTGAC
- a CDS encoding phospholipase D-like domain-containing protein, translating into MRHQVLRKIAIALAPALVVSVLAVGSPAVAAKPKPKPKYTPAAGPTFNNPYGSTDSRRAIIRKLLKTIDSVPRGEEIRIASWNVRSSNITAALLRANKRGVSVQVVMDGSNWAPDNRNPDAARLAYGLKQGSKKRKKAVNRSWLRRCQSACRGPHGIAHTKFYLFSKSGRAKNVVIYGSNNATELAADIQWNDVYTRVNKPDEYREFLSVFNEMAKDRKPKGGAYRQWNHGPFSAIFYPYSGKAVPSGDPALNVLNKVRCLGATGGTGVHGHTKIRIAQTAMYGDRGIAIAKRLAIMHRRGCDIRLVYAMFGNEVLRIMRQEAGRPIPMTHLAWDRDEDGIYDRYVHMKTLTISGVYDGKTNASVTINGSANWTHVSLVSDEVIGVIRSSYTTKRYSNWIDYLFTHRPSSWGTSTIGQTGNGNGGVERRSLDAPTVDPYALIKQEM; encoded by the coding sequence TTGCGTCACCAAGTTCTGCGGAAGATCGCGATCGCCCTGGCCCCGGCGCTGGTGGTGAGCGTCCTGGCTGTGGGTTCCCCGGCCGTCGCAGCGAAGCCGAAGCCCAAGCCCAAGTACACGCCGGCCGCCGGCCCGACCTTCAACAACCCCTACGGGTCGACGGACTCCCGCCGCGCCATCATCCGCAAGCTGCTGAAGACGATCGACAGCGTCCCGCGCGGCGAGGAGATCCGGATCGCCTCGTGGAACGTCCGCAGCAGCAACATCACCGCTGCGCTGCTGCGCGCCAACAAGCGCGGGGTGTCCGTCCAGGTCGTGATGGACGGCTCCAACTGGGCCCCGGACAACCGCAACCCCGACGCCGCGCGCCTGGCCTACGGCCTCAAGCAGGGCAGCAAGAAGCGCAAGAAGGCCGTCAACCGCAGCTGGCTGCGTCGGTGCCAGAGCGCCTGCCGCGGGCCGCACGGCATCGCGCACACGAAGTTCTACCTCTTCAGCAAGTCCGGCCGGGCCAAGAACGTCGTGATCTACGGGTCCAACAACGCCACCGAGCTGGCGGCCGACATCCAGTGGAACGACGTCTACACCCGCGTCAACAAGCCCGACGAGTACCGGGAGTTCCTCTCGGTGTTCAACGAGATGGCCAAGGACCGCAAGCCCAAGGGCGGCGCCTACCGCCAGTGGAACCACGGCCCGTTCTCGGCGATCTTCTACCCCTACTCCGGCAAGGCCGTCCCGTCCGGTGACCCGGCGCTCAACGTGCTCAACAAGGTCCGCTGCCTCGGCGCGACGGGTGGGACCGGCGTGCACGGCCACACCAAGATCCGGATCGCCCAGACCGCGATGTACGGCGACCGCGGCATCGCGATCGCCAAGCGGCTCGCGATCATGCACCGCCGCGGCTGCGACATCCGGCTCGTCTACGCGATGTTCGGCAACGAAGTCCTCCGCATCATGCGCCAGGAGGCCGGTCGTCCCATCCCCATGACGCACCTGGCGTGGGACCGTGACGAGGACGGCATCTACGACCGCTACGTCCACATGAAGACGCTGACCATCAGCGGGGTCTACGACGGCAAGACGAACGCGTCGGTGACGATCAACGGGTCGGCCAACTGGACGCACGTCTCGCTGGTCAGCGACGAGGTCATCGGGGTCATCCGCAGCTCCTACACGACCAAGCGCTACAGCAACTGGATCGACTACCTCTTCACCCACCGGCCCTCGTCGTGGGGCACCTCCACGATCGGGCAGACCGGCAACGGCAACGGCGGGGTCGAGCGTCGCAGCCTGGACGCCCCGACCGTCGATCCCTACGCGCTGATCAAACAGGAAATGTGA
- a CDS encoding endonuclease/exonuclease/phosphatase family protein, with protein MSKHAADRRPSRERAGALAATVGAVCTLGLVIAILVGLHAADGDPADPVADEAANTAARALPSAHGTPRSTASGAAAAASSADEPQVVVQARTLKLDMAQVIRARAERRASREAARKAKLPKTSSFRIGTLNILGSQHTAGRGGYGPGPERAAITAGLVRSRGIQVAGFQEVQDDQIPALQNNLPGYAMWPVQALGSNGQRLQVAWLDSKFELVDTGSVSYVFASQSIPLPWVRLRDREHGGEFYVITAHNSAGGMETQRDAATTVEIALVKQLRSTGLPVIITGDMNEHEEFFCRAATEADMVAANGGSGAGGCQLPPNPRRVDWIMGTSDVAFSGYVQDGASRAAASDHYLLYADVGLDNPAPAAH; from the coding sequence ATGTCGAAGCACGCCGCCGATCGGCGCCCCAGCCGGGAGCGCGCAGGTGCCCTGGCTGCGACGGTCGGTGCGGTCTGCACCCTGGGCCTCGTCATCGCGATCCTCGTCGGTCTGCACGCCGCGGACGGCGACCCGGCCGACCCCGTGGCCGACGAGGCCGCCAACACCGCGGCCCGGGCGCTGCCCTCGGCCCACGGGACCCCCCGCAGCACGGCTTCGGGCGCCGCCGCCGCTGCCTCCTCCGCGGACGAGCCGCAGGTGGTCGTCCAGGCCCGGACGCTCAAGCTGGACATGGCCCAGGTCATCCGGGCGCGCGCCGAGCGCCGCGCGAGCCGCGAGGCGGCGCGCAAGGCCAAGCTGCCGAAGACCTCGTCCTTCCGGATCGGCACCCTCAACATCCTCGGCAGCCAGCACACCGCGGGTCGCGGTGGCTACGGCCCTGGACCGGAGCGGGCCGCGATCACGGCCGGCCTGGTCCGGTCGCGTGGCATCCAGGTCGCCGGCTTCCAGGAGGTCCAGGACGACCAGATCCCCGCGCTGCAGAACAACCTGCCGGGCTACGCCATGTGGCCCGTCCAGGCGCTCGGCAGCAACGGGCAGCGGCTCCAGGTGGCCTGGCTCGACTCCAAGTTCGAGCTGGTGGACACCGGCTCCGTGTCGTACGTCTTCGCGAGCCAGAGCATCCCGCTGCCGTGGGTCCGGCTACGCGACCGCGAGCACGGCGGCGAGTTCTACGTGATCACCGCGCACAACTCGGCGGGCGGGATGGAGACCCAGCGCGACGCCGCGACGACGGTCGAGATCGCCCTCGTCAAGCAGCTCAGGTCCACCGGCCTCCCGGTGATCATCACCGGCGACATGAACGAGCACGAGGAGTTCTTCTGCCGGGCCGCCACCGAGGCCGACATGGTGGCCGCCAACGGTGGCAGCGGTGCCGGCGGGTGCCAGCTGCCGCCCAACCCGCGTCGGGTGGACTGGATCATGGGCACCTCGGACGTCGCGTTCTCCGGCTACGTCCAGGACGGCGCGTCGCGGGCGGCCGCGAGCGACCACTACCTGCTGTACGCCGACGTCGGGCTCGACAACCCCGCCCCTGCCGCCCACTAG
- a CDS encoding magnesium transporter MgtE N-terminal domain-containing protein: MSTTPSRVYVARLVGLPIFDPQGDQVGKVRDLVVAVRSEVQQPRVLGLVAEVFGRRRIFVPMTRVTNIDSGQVYTTGLLNMRRFEQRPTETLVIGQMLDKSVFVPSTGVTGTVYDVAMEQARNRDWVLSRVAIQEPAKGLRRRGQTYVCEWRDVDGLTQREEAQGATHLIAALNEMRPADAANMIRDLPPERRRAVVAALDDERLADVLEELPEEDQVEILEHLDSERAADVLEEMSPDDAADLMADLPPETAAALLELMEPEEAEDVRRLMAYVENTAGAMMTSEPVILGPDATIADALAHVRNPDLTPALAALVYVCRQPLETPTGRFLGVAHIQRLLREPPSTLVAGVLDDSMDPLRPEATIDQVAAHLATYNLVAAPVVDDNHHLLGAVSVDDLLDHMLPENWRDQAIRSNDRSQGVRRG, from the coding sequence GTGAGCACCACCCCCTCCCGCGTCTACGTGGCCCGCCTCGTCGGGCTCCCGATCTTCGACCCCCAGGGCGACCAGGTCGGCAAGGTGCGAGATCTCGTGGTGGCGGTCCGCTCGGAGGTCCAGCAGCCCCGCGTCCTCGGCCTGGTCGCCGAGGTGTTCGGCCGGCGGCGGATCTTCGTGCCGATGACCCGGGTGACCAACATCGACAGCGGGCAGGTCTACACGACCGGCCTGCTCAACATGCGCCGCTTCGAGCAGCGGCCCACCGAGACGCTCGTGATCGGGCAGATGCTCGACAAGTCCGTCTTCGTCCCGAGCACCGGCGTGACCGGGACGGTGTACGACGTCGCGATGGAGCAGGCGCGCAACCGCGACTGGGTGCTGAGCAGGGTGGCGATCCAGGAGCCGGCCAAGGGACTCCGCCGGCGGGGCCAGACCTATGTCTGCGAGTGGCGCGACGTCGACGGTCTCACGCAGCGCGAGGAGGCGCAGGGAGCCACCCACCTGATCGCGGCCCTCAACGAGATGCGGCCGGCCGACGCGGCCAACATGATCCGCGACCTCCCGCCCGAGCGGCGGCGCGCGGTGGTGGCCGCGCTCGACGACGAGCGGCTCGCCGACGTGCTCGAGGAGCTGCCAGAGGAGGACCAGGTCGAGATCCTGGAGCACCTCGACAGCGAGCGCGCCGCCGACGTGCTCGAGGAGATGTCGCCCGACGACGCCGCCGACCTGATGGCCGACCTGCCGCCCGAGACCGCGGCCGCGCTGCTCGAGCTGATGGAGCCCGAGGAGGCCGAGGACGTGCGCCGGCTGATGGCGTACGTCGAGAACACCGCGGGCGCCATGATGACCTCGGAGCCGGTGATCCTCGGCCCCGACGCGACCATCGCCGACGCCCTCGCGCACGTGCGCAACCCCGACCTCACGCCTGCGCTGGCCGCCCTCGTCTACGTGTGCCGGCAGCCGCTGGAGACGCCGACCGGGCGCTTCCTCGGCGTCGCCCACATCCAGCGGCTGCTGCGCGAGCCCCCCTCGACGCTGGTCGCCGGCGTCCTCGACGACTCCATGGACCCGCTGCGTCCCGAGGCCACCATCGACCAGGTGGCCGCCCACCTGGCGACGTACAACCTGGTCGCCGCGCCCGTGGTCGACGACAACCACCACCTGCTCGGCGCGGTCAGCGTCGACGACCTGCTCGACCACATGCTCCCCGAGAACTGGCGCGACCAGGCGATCCGCTCCAACGACCGCTCCCAGGGGGTGCGCCGTGGCTGA
- a CDS encoding DUF1003 domain-containing protein: MADRPSRSRLDTPTETRRQLVRRPSYDSDAFGSFAEQFARYMGTARFLMWMTGFVAIWFGWNLLAPEGLRWDDYPFIFLTLILSLQASYAAPLILLAQNRQEQRDKVVAEQDRQANARAHADMEFLAREVASLRMAVGEVATRDFLRSELRSLLSDLDERAELAERAQGHVGKGEPETPTA, from the coding sequence GTGGCTGACCGCCCGTCCCGCTCCCGTCTCGACACCCCGACCGAGACGCGTCGCCAGCTGGTCCGGCGCCCGTCGTACGACTCCGACGCCTTCGGCAGCTTCGCCGAGCAGTTCGCGCGCTACATGGGCACGGCCCGGTTCCTGATGTGGATGACCGGGTTCGTCGCCATCTGGTTCGGCTGGAACCTGCTCGCGCCGGAGGGGCTGCGCTGGGACGACTATCCGTTCATCTTCCTGACGCTGATCCTCAGCCTCCAGGCGTCGTACGCCGCTCCACTGATCCTGCTCGCCCAGAACCGGCAGGAGCAGCGCGACAAGGTGGTCGCCGAGCAGGACCGCCAGGCCAACGCCCGCGCGCACGCCGACATGGAGTTCCTCGCCCGTGAGGTCGCCTCGCTGCGGATGGCCGTCGGCGAGGTCGCGACCCGCGACTTCCTCCGCTCGGAGCTGCGCTCGCTGCTCAGCGACCTCGACGAGCGGGCCGAGCTCGCCGAGCGTGCGCAGGGTCACGTGGGCAAGGGCGAGCCGGAGACACCCACCGCCTAG
- a CDS encoding Mrp/NBP35 family ATP-binding protein, with protein MSTPTLEQVNAALATVNDPEIKRPITELGMVDSVVIDGDGLAHITVLLTVAGCPLKDTITRDVTAAVTRVAGITGVDLTLGVMTAEQRSGLQETLRGGQAQREIPFAQPGSLTKVLAIASGKGGVGKSSVTVNLALAMAKLGLKVGIVDADIYGHSVPAMLGVADYRPTQVDDLIMPVPTPSGVSVISIGMLKPRRDQVVAWRGPMLDRALVQMLADVYWGDLDVLLLDLPPGTGDVAISLGQHLPGAEVVVVTTPQEAAAEVAERAGTMASMMHQRVVGVVENMSFLPCPHCTAEGKDHRLEIFGHGGGERVAATLSERFGYDVPVLGQIPIDTSLREGGDVGKPIVDSDPTAPGAVALTAIAGRLAGRGRGLAGMQLGLTPTSKF; from the coding sequence ATGAGCACCCCCACTCTCGAGCAGGTCAACGCCGCTCTCGCGACCGTGAACGACCCCGAGATCAAGCGACCGATCACCGAGCTCGGCATGGTCGACTCCGTGGTGATCGACGGCGACGGCCTGGCACACATCACGGTGCTGCTGACCGTGGCCGGCTGCCCGCTCAAGGACACCATCACCCGCGACGTCACCGCGGCCGTCACCCGGGTCGCCGGCATCACCGGCGTCGACCTCACGCTCGGCGTGATGACCGCCGAGCAGCGCTCCGGCCTGCAGGAGACCCTGCGCGGCGGCCAGGCCCAGCGCGAGATCCCGTTCGCCCAGCCCGGCTCGCTGACCAAGGTGCTGGCGATCGCCAGCGGCAAGGGCGGCGTCGGCAAGTCCTCGGTCACCGTCAACCTCGCGCTGGCGATGGCCAAGCTCGGCCTCAAGGTCGGCATCGTCGACGCCGACATCTACGGCCACTCGGTGCCGGCCATGCTCGGCGTCGCCGACTACCGGCCGACCCAGGTCGACGACCTGATCATGCCGGTGCCCACGCCGAGCGGCGTCTCCGTGATCTCGATCGGCATGCTCAAGCCGCGCCGCGACCAGGTCGTGGCCTGGCGCGGGCCGATGCTCGACCGGGCCCTCGTGCAGATGCTCGCCGACGTCTACTGGGGCGACCTGGACGTGCTGCTCCTCGACCTGCCGCCGGGCACCGGCGACGTGGCGATCTCGCTCGGCCAGCACCTGCCGGGTGCCGAGGTCGTCGTCGTGACCACGCCGCAGGAGGCCGCTGCCGAGGTCGCCGAGCGGGCCGGCACGATGGCCTCGATGATGCACCAGCGTGTCGTCGGCGTCGTCGAGAACATGAGCTTCCTGCCGTGCCCGCACTGCACCGCCGAGGGCAAGGACCACCGCCTCGAGATCTTCGGGCACGGCGGCGGCGAGCGCGTCGCGGCGACGCTCTCCGAGCGCTTCGGGTACGACGTGCCGGTGCTCGGCCAGATCCCGATCGACACCTCGCTGCGCGAGGGCGGCGACGTCGGCAAGCCGATCGTCGACTCCGACCCGACCGCCCCGGGTGCGGTGGCGCTGACCGCCATCGCCGGTCGGCTCGCGGGCCGGGGCCGCGGGCTCGCCGGCATGCAGCTGGGCCTGACCCCGACCAGCAAGTTCTGA
- a CDS encoding sec-independent translocase — protein sequence MFGVGLPEFAVIAVIAIFVFGPDKLPDLARQAGRMAKQVKQLANNARDELREELGPEFADLELRDLDPREIVRRHISEAMDADDDEEPAPRTRRGQRPLEDGEIPPYDADAT from the coding sequence ATGTTCGGCGTGGGTCTGCCTGAGTTCGCGGTGATCGCCGTGATCGCGATCTTCGTGTTCGGACCCGACAAGCTCCCCGACCTGGCCCGTCAGGCCGGCCGGATGGCCAAGCAGGTCAAGCAGCTGGCCAACAACGCCCGCGACGAGCTGCGCGAGGAGCTGGGGCCGGAGTTCGCCGACCTCGAGCTGCGCGACCTCGACCCGCGCGAGATCGTGCGCCGGCACATCTCCGAGGCGATGGACGCGGACGACGACGAGGAACCGGCGCCGCGGACCCGGCGCGGCCAGCGGCCGCTCGAGGACGGCGAGATCCCGCCGTACGACGCGGACGCGACCTAG
- a CDS encoding Rv3235 family protein, giving the protein MTASRHHDVVPLRRPAPLATVQGTLALDLEPRQDPPRLPSPRGPVADVLPIDGPPRRLIEDWARRYTQAAVEIVGGDRPVTQLLRWSSREVYDNLQRRAQLVAQAGRHQPGQGRFQPVRPRVLGVRSCFVTRDVVEVSTHVRYGERSRALAARFERAQDQRWRCTALEFA; this is encoded by the coding sequence ATGACCGCATCCCGACACCACGACGTCGTGCCGCTCCGCCGGCCGGCCCCGCTGGCGACCGTGCAGGGCACGCTCGCGCTGGACCTCGAGCCGCGGCAGGACCCGCCGCGGCTGCCGTCCCCCCGCGGGCCTGTCGCCGACGTGCTGCCGATCGACGGCCCGCCCCGCCGGCTGATCGAGGACTGGGCGCGTCGCTACACCCAGGCCGCGGTCGAGATCGTCGGCGGCGACCGCCCCGTCACCCAGCTGCTCCGCTGGAGCTCCCGCGAGGTCTACGACAACCTGCAGCGCCGGGCCCAGCTGGTGGCGCAGGCCGGCCGGCACCAGCCCGGCCAGGGCCGGTTCCAGCCGGTCCGGCCGCGCGTGCTCGGCGTCCGGTCCTGCTTCGTCACCCGCGACGTCGTCGAGGTGAGCACGCACGTGCGGTACGGCGAGCGCTCGCGCGCCCTCGCCGCCCGCTTCGAGCGTGCCCAGGACCAGCGGTGGCGCTGCACGGCCCTGGAGTTCGCCTGA